The nucleotide window CGAATCCGATCGTTGCCCGTCGTCGCGCTGCGCAGCACGACCGAGGCACCCGCCACCGGGCGGCCCTGGGTGTCGACGACGACCCCCGAGATCGCCCGTGCGACGCGTGAATCCGCGCCCGGCGAATCCTGGCCGAGCACGCGAGCCTGAATGGTTGACTGGCCACCATGGATGACGGTCATGCACAGCAGCGCGGCGGCGAGCTGCTGCACTCGCTTCCTGGACATCGAGCCTCCGGTATCTGGGGGTTGCGTCTGCGGCCCGAGGCCCGTACGATGCGGGCGGGACGCAGTCGCTTCCACGCGTGAAAGGTCCCTCCGGACCTGCGTCTCGGGGCCAATCGGGCGTTTGCCGCGCCCAATTGGCCCACTTCTATCGAGAGCCAAATTACATTACCAACCGGCAGATTGGTATGTCAAACACATGCGTTAAGATTCAAACATGGAGACGTGGAAAGAGTTCGACGCGAACGAGCTGACCCACAGCGCCGCTCACCACCTGCTCGCGATCCACGACGTCGGCGAGCCCTACGGCGGATGGGCGCGGGTGTCCGACATCGCGCGAGCCTTGAACATCACGCGAGGCAGCGTGTCGATCACGTTGCGCGTGCTCAAGAAGCGCGGATGGGTCGAGACCGACGCGCATCGCCTCGTCAAGCTCTCGCCAGCCGGCCTGCAGATCGCGCACTCGGTCAAGGCCAAGCGCGCCGTCGTGAAGGCGTTCCTGACGAGCGCGTTGGGTCTTCCGGAAGCGCAGGCCGAGATCGACAGTTGCAAGATCGAACACTTGATCAGCGACCAGACCGGCCAGCGGCTCATTCAGCTCATGCAGTTCCTGACCTGCGACAGTTCGGCCGCCATGGAACGGCTGACGTTCTTCCAGCGCGAGCCCGGCCCGTGCCCGACGACCGGCACGTGCGAGGTGTGCAAAGGGCACTGCCTCATGACCGATCTCGAGCGGGCCGTCTGACGCGGCGTCTCCCATGAACCTCGAGGAGGTCGTCGACGAACTGAACCGGCTGATGGCCGAGGAGCTGGAAGCCTCGCTGCGCTATCTCCAGATGCGCTTCCGCCTGGCGGGTCCGGGACAGGGCTCGGCGGCGCAGTTCTTCGAAGACGCCACCCAGGAGACGCTGGAACATGCGCACGCGATCGCTCATCAGATCACGATGCTGGGCTTCGTCCCCGCGCTTCGAATCAACCTGACGCTCGACGGCGACCCGATCCCGCCGGAAGACGCGCTGGCCGAAGCGCTCGAGATCGAGCAGCAGGCGCTCGAGGCCTATCGCGAGTTCCTCCCGCGCGTCAGCGACTCGCCGCCGCTGGCCGCCTTCATCCAGCATCAGATCGACGTCGAGACCGAACACGTGCGGGAGATCCTCGCGATCGTCAAGCGAGCCTCTGCGCTGAGAGTCGTCGAGCCCGATCCCGGTTCCTAGCGATCGCAGTGCTGTGGGGCCGGAACCGCGTGGGCGCGCTCGACGGCCGCGCGATCAACGGCGGGGTCCGCGTGGGGTTCTGATTCGGCGCGCCGTTCGCGTCGGGACGCGCTGATTCCTCTCCCGCGTGAGATTGCGCGCTCCGCACCCGTCGCATAAGATCAGGCGCAAATCAGAACGATCGAGCGACGCGCAGCGGTCCGTGCGCGCGGAATTCATCGGGATGAGGCGAAGTGTATGGTGCGTTCGAGGTCCTCTCGTGTGAGAGTGGTTCTGGCGGCGCCGCTCGCCGCGGCGTGCGGTTCCTCGAACGAGCTTGCGGCGGACCACAGGGATCGGCGCGAGATCTGGAACGGTTACAGGAGCGCGCGCTGACGGGCTGCCGCATCGGGCGCTGATCTTCGGCGTCCTCGACGGATTGGCAACTCGAAGAGACCTGGTTGGACACTCGCCACGCGGGTCTTCCTCGTCGGCATCGGCACGCAGAAGACGACGCGTATCCCATCAGGCAACGCAACATTCGTGCGGCGCGAACATCGTTGTCGGCGCATCGCGTGAGCTGAGATCGGTGACTCCGTGAGACCAACAACATGCACGCCTACGACCTGATCCTCACGCTCACCGGCGGTCTCGGCGGTGCGCTCATCCTGGGCTACATCACGCAGCGGCTCGGCCTGTCGCCGATCGTCGGCTACCTGCTGGCGGGCACGCTCGTCGGCCCGCACACGCCAGGATTCGTGGCGGACGCGGCGTTGGCCGAGCAACTCGCGGAGATCGGCGTCATCCTGCTGATGTTCGGCGTGGGCCTGCAGTTCCACATCGAGGAGCTGCTCGCGGTGCGCCACGTGGCCATCCCTGGCGCCGTCGCGCAGAGCGCCGTGGCCACCGTGCTCGGCGCTCTGCTGGTCCGCGCGTTCGGCTGGGACTGGTCGTCGGGTCTGGTCTTCGGGATGGCACTCGCCGTGGCCAGCACGGTCGTCCTGGTGCGCGTGCTCTCCGACAACAACGATCTGCACACGCAGGCCGGGCACATCGCCGTCGGCTGGCTCGTCGTCGAGGACCTGTTCACCGTCATCGCGCTCGTGCTGCTGCCCGCGCTCTTCGGCGAGGCCACGGCCGGCACGCCGCTGTGGGTCGCGCTGGGGCTGACGGCCCTCAAGGTGTCGGCGCTCGTCGCGTTCACCGTGCTCGTCGGCACGCGCGTTATTCCCCGGGTGCTCGACTACGTCGCGGACACACGGTCGCGCGAGCTGTTCACGTTGACCGTTCTGGTCATCGCCCTGGGGATTGCCGTCGGGTCGTCGCTCGTCTTCAGCGTGTCGATGGCGCTCGGCGCGTTTCTCGCCGGGATGGTGGTGGGCCGCTCGGACTACAGCTTGCGAGCCGCCTCTGAAGCGCTGCCGATGCGCGACGCGTTCGCCGTGCTGTTCTTCGTCTCGGTGGGCATGCTGCTGGATCCCGGTTCGCTGATGGCGTCGCCCGTGCTGGTCGCGGGCGCACTGGCGGTCGTGCTTTTCGGTAAGCCGCTCGTGGCGCTCCTGTTCGTCTGGGTCATGAAGTATCCGTTCAGGACGGCCCTGACGGCAGGCATCGCGTTGGCGCAGATCGGCGAGTTCTCGTTCATCCTCGCGTCCGTCGGACGAGATCTGGGCGTGCTCACGCCCGAGGCCACGAACGTGCTCGTCGCCACGTCGATCGCGTCGATCGTGCTCAATCCGGTCGCGTACCGCACGATCCGGCCGATCGAACGGTGGGCGCTCGCGCGTCCGCGGCTGTGGGCGCTCTTGAACCGGCCATCCTCGGTTCCCGCGGACCTCGCGCGCTCGCGCCTCGACCGTGGCGATCCGAATCATCGGGCCGTCGTCATCGGCTTCGGGCCGACGGGCCGCACCGTCGTGCGGCTGTTGCGGGACAACGGCATCGCCCCGACGGTCGTCGAGCTCAACATGGACGCCGTGCGCGCGCTCCGGCAGAACGGCATCGACGCCATCTACGGCGATGCCACCCGTCCCGAGACGCTCGAAGCGGCCGGGATCGCGAAAGCCGGCAGCCTCATCCTGGGTTCGGCCGGCATGGCGAACAGCGAGGAAGTGATTCGCACCGCGCGTACGGTGAATCCGCAGATCCGCGTGCTCGCGCGCGCCGCGTACCTGCGCGACGTCCCTCCGTTGAAAGCGGCCGGGGCGAACAGCGTCTACTCAGGGGAGGGCGAAGTCGCGCTCGCTTTCATCGAAGACATTCTGGACAATCTCGGTGCGACCCCCGAGCAAATCGACCGCGAACGCGCGCGGGCACACAGCGAGCTGGTCGGCAGCGCATGACGAAGGCGGCCGAGCGGATTCGAAGGAGTCACATGGCGAAGACGACGACACGCACACGTCGAGGCCGGCGGACGGGCCGGTTCACGCTGGACGAGGCGTTGATCGCGCTGTTCATCGGAGCGATGAACGCGAACGATCACGTCGCGCCGGACGAGGCGGCGCGCGCCCAGCACTTGATCTGGTCGACACGGCGATTTCGGCGCAAGTCCGGAGACGCGGTGGGCAAGCTCACGCAGGAGATGCGGCGCCTGATCGAGGATTCGGACGCGAAAGCCGTGATCACGCGCGCGGCCCGGGCCGTTCCTGCCAAGCTTCGTCCATCCGCGTTCGCCTTGGTCGCGGATCTCTTGCTCGCGGACGGCGAGCTCGAGGGGCGAGAGCGACGGTTTCTCGTCGGGCTGGGCGGCGAACTGAAGCTGGACCAGGCCGCCGCGCGCCGGATCATCGACGTGATCGTGCTCAAGAACCAGCTCTGACGCGCCCGGCTGCGTCGAACATCGGGTCGCCATGCTCACACTTCTACGGACGAGGTTTCTGGAGACAGTCAAGGCGGTCGCGCCGCTCGTCGGCGTCGTCACCGCGCTCCAGGTCTCGATCGTCCAGGCGCCCGCGGCGTTGTTCGTCCAGTTCCTGGCGGGATCGGTGCTGGCGATGCTCGGGATGCTCCTGCTGTTCGCGGGAATCGACGGCGGCATTTTGCCCATGGGCAGGTTCATCGGTGCCGAGCTTCCGAGAAAGCAGTCGCTCTGGTTGATTCTGGGCGTCGCGTTCGCGCTGGGTTTCGCCACCACGGTCGCCGAGCCCGACGTCCTGGTCCTTGCAGGACAAGTCGAGCGCGCGTCTGAGGGCAGCCTCCGGAGCCACGTGCTCATCGTCATCATCGCGGTCGGCGTGGGGCTGTTCACGGCGATTGGACTCCTGCGCGTCGTGCGGGGGTTCTCCATGGCCGCGCTCCTGGCCACCGTGTACATCGTCATGATCGCGTTGTCGCTCGTCACGCCGGACAACTTCGTGCCGTTGGCGTACGACGCCGGGAGCGTGACGACCGGCGTGCTCACGGCGCCGGTGGTCCTTGCGCTCGCGCTGGGCCTCGCGTCGGTTCTCGGCGAACGATCGGCCGTCGACGACGGATTCGGGCTGCTCGGCCTGGCGTCGGCCGGGCCCGTCATCGCGGTGCTCTTGTTGGGCCTCCTGTGAACGGCGCGCTGACGTTGACGGAGCTCGGCCGGCTCGCATGGAGCGTCGCGGTGGCGGTCCTCCCGCTGGCCGCGCTGTTCCTGCTGTTTCAGTTGCTGTTTCTGAAGCTGCCGCGGCGCGAGGTGACCCGTCTCTTGACCGGCACGCTCATGGCGTCCGCGGGGCTGTTCCTGTTTCTCGTCGGCGTCGGCATCGGGTTCCTGCCGTTCGGGCGCGTCATCGGCGAGGCCGTCGGCGCACTCCCGCAGAAGTGGCTGTTCGCGCCGTTCGGGATCGTGCTCGGCTTCGCGACGACGTGGGGGGAACCGGCCGTGCGCATCCTGGCGGACCAGGTGGAAGACACGTCGACCGGATCGATTCGGCGATCGCTCGTGCTCTGGGCGGTCTGCCTGGGCGTGGCGCTGGCCGTGGGCCTCGGCATGCTGCGCATTGCGTACGGCATCCCGCTGCTGTATCTGCTCGTGCCTGGCTACGGATTCGTCGTCGCGATGCTCTGGTGGAGCGAGCGCCGGTTCGTGTCGATCGCCGTCGACGCCGGCGGCGTGGCGACGGGACCGCTGGCGAACACGTTCCTGCTGGCGCTCGCGTTCGGCACCTCTGCGGCCGTGGGCAATCAGGATCCGCTCGTCCAGGGGCTCGGGCTCGTGGCACTCATCGCGCTTGCGCCCCTGATCTCGGTGATGGCGCTGGGGTTGGTGGTGCGCTGGAAGGAGCGTCGAAAGGAGTCATGAACATGACCAACGCCTCTCTCATCGTGAGCGTCGTCCGCAAGGGATGGGGCAGCACGGTGCTCGACGCTTCCGTGAAAGCGGGCGCGCGTGGCGGGACCGTGCTCTTCGGCCGCGGGGCCGGCATCCACGAACGGGAAAAGATCTTCGGCATGTCGATCGAGCCGGAGAAGGAGATCGTGCTGACGGTCGTCTACGCCGACCAGGTGGACACGGTCCTCAACGAGATCGTGCGCGCCGCGGAGCTGAACGACACCGGGCGTGGGATCGCGTTCGTGCTGTCCGTCGACCAGGTCGTGGGAGTGGCGCACTTCATGAGGGACCGAGCGGAGAACGGGTGATTCAGGACATGGACGCCTTCAAGAGCATTCTCGTCGACATCGATGCCGCCGTCCCGGCGCATCCCGCCCTCGAACGCGCGATCCGCCTCGCCCGGGCTTCCGGCGCTCGGCTCACGATCGCGGATGTGATGACCGTTCCAGCGTACGCGCGACGCTATCTGCCGGCAGACCTCGAAGAGGAGATGCTCGACCGTCGGCGTCAGCAGTTGGCGCGTCTGGCGCAGGCCGTGACGGGCGTGCGGGTCGAGGCCAAAC belongs to Acidobacteriota bacterium and includes:
- a CDS encoding metal-dependent transcriptional regulator, giving the protein METWKEFDANELTHSAAHHLLAIHDVGEPYGGWARVSDIARALNITRGSVSITLRVLKKRGWVETDAHRLVKLSPAGLQIAHSVKAKRAVVKAFLTSALGLPEAQAEIDSCKIEHLISDQTGQRLIQLMQFLTCDSSAAMERLTFFQREPGPCPTTGTCEVCKGHCLMTDLERAV
- a CDS encoding ferritin-like domain-containing protein yields the protein MNLEEVVDELNRLMAEELEASLRYLQMRFRLAGPGQGSAAQFFEDATQETLEHAHAIAHQITMLGFVPALRINLTLDGDPIPPEDALAEALEIEQQALEAYREFLPRVSDSPPLAAFIQHQIDVETEHVREILAIVKRASALRVVEPDPGS
- a CDS encoding cation:proton antiporter, which encodes MHAYDLILTLTGGLGGALILGYITQRLGLSPIVGYLLAGTLVGPHTPGFVADAALAEQLAEIGVILLMFGVGLQFHIEELLAVRHVAIPGAVAQSAVATVLGALLVRAFGWDWSSGLVFGMALAVASTVVLVRVLSDNNDLHTQAGHIAVGWLVVEDLFTVIALVLLPALFGEATAGTPLWVALGLTALKVSALVAFTVLVGTRVIPRVLDYVADTRSRELFTLTVLVIALGIAVGSSLVFSVSMALGAFLAGMVVGRSDYSLRAASEALPMRDAFAVLFFVSVGMLLDPGSLMASPVLVAGALAVVLFGKPLVALLFVWVMKYPFRTALTAGIALAQIGEFSFILASVGRDLGVLTPEATNVLVATSIASIVLNPVAYRTIRPIERWALARPRLWALLNRPSSVPADLARSRLDRGDPNHRAVVIGFGPTGRTVVRLLRDNGIAPTVVELNMDAVRALRQNGIDAIYGDATRPETLEAAGIAKAGSLILGSAGMANSEEVIRTARTVNPQIRVLARAAYLRDVPPLKAAGANSVYSGEGEVALAFIEDILDNLGATPEQIDRERARAHSELVGSA
- a CDS encoding TerB family tellurite resistance protein, translated to MAKTTTRTRRGRRTGRFTLDEALIALFIGAMNANDHVAPDEAARAQHLIWSTRRFRRKSGDAVGKLTQEMRRLIEDSDAKAVITRAARAVPAKLRPSAFALVADLLLADGELEGRERRFLVGLGGELKLDQAAARRIIDVIVLKNQL
- a CDS encoding DUF1538 domain-containing protein, which gives rise to MLTLLRTRFLETVKAVAPLVGVVTALQVSIVQAPAALFVQFLAGSVLAMLGMLLLFAGIDGGILPMGRFIGAELPRKQSLWLILGVAFALGFATTVAEPDVLVLAGQVERASEGSLRSHVLIVIIAVGVGLFTAIGLLRVVRGFSMAALLATVYIVMIALSLVTPDNFVPLAYDAGSVTTGVLTAPVVLALALGLASVLGERSAVDDGFGLLGLASAGPVIAVLLLGLL
- a CDS encoding DUF1538 domain-containing protein; the protein is MTLTELGRLAWSVAVAVLPLAALFLLFQLLFLKLPRREVTRLLTGTLMASAGLFLFLVGVGIGFLPFGRVIGEAVGALPQKWLFAPFGIVLGFATTWGEPAVRILADQVEDTSTGSIRRSLVLWAVCLGVALAVGLGMLRIAYGIPLLYLLVPGYGFVVAMLWWSERRFVSIAVDAGGVATGPLANTFLLALAFGTSAAVGNQDPLVQGLGLVALIALAPLISVMALGLVVRWKERRKES
- a CDS encoding P-II family nitrogen regulator, with the protein product MTNASLIVSVVRKGWGSTVLDASVKAGARGGTVLFGRGAGIHEREKIFGMSIEPEKEIVLTVVYADQVDTVLNEIVRAAELNDTGRGIAFVLSVDQVVGVAHFMRDRAENG